One window of Candidatus Delongbacteria bacterium genomic DNA carries:
- a CDS encoding AMP-binding protein, which translates to MVKNHRNKIAVINKGDKIDYSQLLKTIDLFSKRFLFEKKFTKVSIICENKPEWVYAYFAGWKNNCVIVPIDHLSPSDDISFILEESKPDLIFYSDMTKKNLNDSLLSIDEYNPEIVNLDFVDISDWKDYDDSEILIEDVEKTAVIIYTSGTTGTPKGVMLSFDNMLSNIEAVTELVKVYNSEDLVLALLPLHHIFSMLGSMVLPMKIGATMVFSDGMTSAEIVKSMKDNKVTMLLGVPRLYKAIADGIAAKIEKNKAAQILLKITRFLGSRRLAKIIFNSAHKNLGGNLRYMVSGGAALGSDTAEFLTCLGFHVLEGYGMTESSPMITFTRPNDVKFGSPGKVLPSGEIIIEDDGEITYYGRNVMQGYFNRPEETEKVLKDGRLYTGDTGYIDDKGYLHITGRKKEIIVLSNGKNINPEEPELKLAAMSTVIKEIAIVQNGDYLCAIIYPNSQIVQDLKINDIKDYIKNNVIDIYNKKNAQYKKVRDVILVSEELPKTRLGKIKRFMLNDVIGNSNKSKSNKGSFIEPDSNEYVMIKNFIKDQSGQNIHPDDHLEIDIGLDSLDRLNLQAYLNSTFGIEVKEDDLAEHATVSKLVNFVKERKKYLNEKAFDWGKILKEKVDLSLPKSWFLHGITKSFSKLFLSSYFRLKAVGVRNLPDSPFILAPNHQSFIDGLLVVVFLKNVVLKKTFFYAKEKHVRSKWVKFIANRNNVIVVDLNKDLKLSLQKIAEVLNSGKNIIIFPEGTRTHTGEVGEFKKSFAILSRELNVPVVPVAIKGAYDAMPRGKIIPKIFSKIEVEFLKPIYPDNHDYDSLRDSVKNAISEAVSSK; encoded by the coding sequence ATGGTTAAGAACCACAGGAATAAGATAGCTGTAATCAATAAAGGTGACAAGATTGATTATTCACAACTTTTAAAAACAATAGATCTCTTCAGTAAACGATTTCTTTTTGAAAAGAAATTTACAAAAGTATCAATTATTTGTGAAAATAAACCTGAATGGGTATATGCTTATTTTGCAGGATGGAAAAATAATTGTGTTATTGTTCCAATAGATCATTTATCGCCTTCTGATGATATATCATTCATACTGGAAGAATCCAAACCTGATCTGATTTTTTACTCTGATATGACAAAGAAAAATTTGAACGATTCTTTACTTTCAATTGACGAATATAATCCAGAAATAGTAAATCTTGACTTCGTTGATATTTCAGATTGGAAAGATTATGACGACTCTGAAATTTTGATTGAAGATGTGGAAAAAACTGCTGTTATAATTTATACATCAGGTACGACAGGTACTCCAAAAGGAGTAATGCTCTCTTTTGACAATATGTTGTCAAATATAGAAGCTGTAACTGAGCTAGTGAAAGTCTATAATTCTGAAGACCTGGTTTTGGCGTTATTACCACTACATCACATTTTTTCCATGTTGGGATCTATGGTGTTACCTATGAAGATAGGGGCTACGATGGTATTCTCAGATGGAATGACTTCAGCGGAAATTGTTAAATCGATGAAAGACAATAAAGTTACAATGCTCTTGGGTGTTCCGAGATTGTATAAAGCCATAGCTGATGGAATTGCAGCAAAAATAGAAAAGAATAAGGCTGCTCAGATCCTTTTAAAAATCACTAGATTTTTAGGGTCACGAAGACTGGCAAAAATTATTTTCAACTCGGCACATAAAAATCTAGGTGGGAATCTTAGATATATGGTTAGTGGTGGAGCTGCACTTGGAAGTGATACAGCTGAGTTTTTAACTTGCCTTGGCTTTCATGTTTTAGAAGGTTATGGTATGACTGAATCTTCTCCAATGATTACTTTCACCAGACCAAATGATGTTAAGTTTGGATCACCAGGAAAAGTACTTCCGTCTGGAGAGATAATAATTGAGGATGATGGAGAAATAACTTATTATGGTCGAAATGTAATGCAAGGCTATTTCAACAGACCAGAAGAGACTGAAAAAGTGTTAAAAGATGGCAGATTATATACTGGGGATACTGGATATATTGATGATAAAGGTTATTTACATATTACCGGAAGGAAGAAAGAGATAATTGTTCTTTCAAATGGAAAGAACATAAATCCTGAAGAGCCTGAATTAAAACTAGCAGCTATGAGTACAGTAATTAAAGAAATTGCGATAGTGCAAAATGGTGACTACTTATGTGCTATAATTTATCCTAATTCTCAAATTGTTCAAGATTTGAAAATCAATGATATTAAGGATTATATAAAAAATAATGTAATAGATATCTACAATAAGAAAAATGCCCAATATAAGAAAGTTCGAGATGTAATACTTGTAAGTGAAGAACTACCTAAGACAAGATTGGGTAAAATTAAGAGGTTCATGCTAAATGATGTGATTGGGAATAGTAATAAAAGTAAATCCAATAAGGGTAGTTTTATTGAACCTGATAGCAATGAATATGTTATGATAAAAAACTTTATTAAGGATCAGTCTGGACAAAATATTCATCCTGATGATCATTTAGAAATTGATATTGGACTCGATTCCTTAGACAGATTAAATCTACAAGCATATTTGAATTCAACATTTGGTATTGAGGTTAAAGAGGATGACCTTGCTGAGCATGCGACGGTTTCAAAACTTGTGAATTTTGTTAAGGAAAGAAAAAAATATCTAAATGAAAAAGCTTTTGATTGGGGTAAAATTTTAAAGGAAAAAGTTGATTTAAGTTTGCCAAAAAGTTGGTTCTTACATGGTATTACAAAGAGTTTTTCCAAACTTTTTTTAAGCTCATATTTTAGATTAAAAGCGGTTGGAGTTAGAAATTTACCAGATTCACCGTTCATATTAGCTCCAAATCATCAGAGTTTTATAGATGGTTTGTTAGTTGTAGTATTTCTTAAGAATGTAGTTTTGAAAAAAACCTTTTTTTATGCAAAAGAGAAACATGTGAGATCAAAATGGGTGAAATTTATAGCCAATAGGAACAATGTTATTGTCGTTGATTTAAATAAAGATTTAAAACTATCTCTTCAAAAAATTGCTGAAGTATTGAACAGTGGAAAAAATATAATTATTTTTCCTGAAGGTACAAGAACACATACCGGTGAAGTTGGTGAGTTTAAAAAAAGTTTTGCTATATTAAGTAGAGAACTGAACGTGCCTGTAGTGCCTGTTGCCATTAAGGGTGCTTATGATGCGATGCCTAGGGGAAAGATAATACCAAAAATTTTCAGTAAGATTGAAGTTGAGTTTTTAAAACCGATATATCCAGATAATCATGATTATGATTCATTGAGGGACAGTGTAAAAAATGCAATTTCAGAAGCTGTAAGCTCTAAGTAA
- a CDS encoding YjbQ family protein has translation MFFTEKVITHKVEEIIDITEKINSIISKSKIDSGMCLIVVPHTSAGLTVNENFDPDVKSDILYGLKNLHFDDLGFSHSEGNSPAHIKSMLTGTTETLIIKDGKLMLGKWQGILLCEYDGPRTRTVNIKIIGG, from the coding sequence ATGTTTTTCACAGAAAAAGTAATTACTCATAAGGTAGAAGAAATAATTGATATCACTGAAAAAATCAACTCTATCATTTCAAAGAGTAAAATTGATAGTGGAATGTGTTTGATTGTTGTACCACATACATCCGCAGGTTTGACAGTAAATGAAAATTTTGATCCAGATGTAAAATCTGACATACTGTATGGTTTAAAAAATCTTCATTTTGATGATCTTGGATTTTCTCATTCTGAGGGAAATTCTCCTGCCCATATAAAATCTATGCTTACAGGCACAACCGAAACATTGATCATTAAGGATGGTAAATTGATGCTTGGGAAATGGCAGGGTATTCTACTTTGTGAATACGACGGTCCTAGAACACGAACAGTAAATATCAAGATTATAGGCGGTTAG
- a CDS encoding aspartate kinase, whose protein sequence is MLLVQKYGGSSLADVEKIKKIAQRVVDKYKEGNNICLVVSAMGKSTNQLVSTAYEISKKPDSREMDMLISVGERVSISMMTMAINDLIPNLAVSFTGSQIGLITDCNHQNARILEIKGDRLKNAIQNGKIPVIAGFQGVSTEKEITTLGRGGSDTTAVAVAAALGADVCEIYSDVTYVYTDDPNLNPNAQKIDSIGYEEMLEMASAGAKVLKDDAVEYARRLGVKIVAGNSFDGKLGTIVTDSSLDKDRIISVVYFDKINYQLSSDISENMLKKCRYLQKTKEGYHIFRETEIIEEINASSLVIVGSGLKNHPLIIQSIADYLPDILAFDISNMRFELFFDKQLKRELVNFIHDKLIYSKV, encoded by the coding sequence ATGTTACTTGTTCAAAAGTATGGGGGAAGTAGTCTTGCTGATGTCGAAAAAATAAAAAAAATAGCACAAAGAGTTGTAGATAAATACAAGGAAGGTAACAATATTTGTCTTGTGGTTTCAGCCATGGGAAAATCCACGAATCAATTGGTTTCAACTGCATACGAAATTTCAAAAAAACCTGATTCAAGAGAAATGGATATGCTTATCTCAGTTGGTGAAAGGGTCTCAATTTCCATGATGACCATGGCAATCAATGACTTAATTCCAAATCTTGCAGTTTCTTTTACAGGCTCACAAATTGGTTTGATAACAGATTGCAATCATCAAAATGCCCGAATACTTGAAATTAAAGGGGATAGATTAAAAAATGCTATTCAAAATGGAAAGATACCCGTTATAGCTGGGTTTCAAGGAGTTAGCACTGAAAAAGAGATTACAACATTGGGTAGAGGAGGCTCAGACACAACAGCTGTTGCGGTAGCTGCCGCCCTTGGAGCTGATGTTTGTGAAATATACAGTGATGTAACCTATGTTTATACAGATGATCCAAATCTTAATCCTAATGCTCAAAAAATAGACTCTATCGGCTATGAGGAGATGTTGGAAATGGCATCTGCTGGGGCAAAAGTTCTAAAAGATGATGCTGTAGAATATGCAAGAAGACTTGGAGTGAAAATCGTTGCAGGAAATAGTTTTGATGGAAAATTGGGAACTATAGTTACAGACTCCTCCCTAGACAAAGACAGAATAATATCTGTAGTCTACTTTGATAAGATCAATTACCAATTATCAAGTGATATTAGTGAAAATATGTTGAAGAAATGCAGATATCTTCAAAAGACCAAAGAAGGTTATCACATTTTCAGAGAGACTGAAATAATTGAAGAAATAAACGCCAGTTCACTAGTTATCGTAGGTTCAGGGCTAAAAAACCATCCCCTAATCATACAGAGTATAGCAGATTATCTACCGGATATTCTTGCTTTTGATATTTCAAACATGAGATTTGAACTTTTTTTTGATAAACAATTGAAAAGAGAACTTGTTAATTTCATTCATGACAAATTAATTTATTCGAAGGTATAA
- a CDS encoding T9SS type A sorting domain-containing protein — MNYLIILVMLIGSLWADRIYQLDDIYSYDVIKYTANMDTRDTTTVEIFGVSEIYAKSKWNTDSLVFDLKDQLNVNSILLSIDGSPSTNVNFTRENDRILVTPSETILKDTEFYVIIDYNGFSPNGSYFGSSYTNSLHMGKFVLFTLSAPQGARYWMPCKDIPSDKAKIDFNITTWPHHRAFANGLLINTVSGDNYVTYQWSSEYQTATYLMAIAVTNYETFTIDYASEISGKSFPIECYVYPEIRDKAEFDFPKITEMIDCYERVYGEYPFSDEKYGMASFPWGGGMENQTCTHIGVGSITGTGSGWDLIAHELSHQWIGDLVTCATWDDVWLNEGGATFSEAVWNEYQFGEAGYNSTMNSFESGAKARSVPVWGFEDTYNRYVYDRGAWTHHMMKYYIDHICGDGVFFQAYRNYLQNTELSYGSAKTSDFIEKMEQFSEVNLTNFANEWIYNGVFPEYSHSFELENSDESAHLKISITQEVPDTLLFKTPIPYLIQFSDFTDTLVYVTMDEYYSEFNFDFNKRVHNNFSNTNFNFGNKILCDKTFIPGREIILESEISDVKVYPNPFNPNTTLSFTLKESGLTNLKIFNCNGQIVYNQEIKLNSGYNKIPFSADYLSSGVYRYKITNKKSSVFGKMVLVK, encoded by the coding sequence ATGAACTACTTAATTATCCTAGTAATGCTGATAGGCTCACTATGGGCAGATCGAATATATCAACTTGATGATATCTATAGCTATGATGTTATTAAATACACCGCAAATATGGACACAAGAGATACGACTACTGTTGAAATTTTCGGAGTATCAGAAATATATGCAAAATCGAAATGGAATACAGACAGCTTAGTATTTGATTTAAAAGACCAATTGAATGTAAACAGTATACTTCTATCAATTGATGGTTCACCGTCTACAAATGTTAATTTTACAAGAGAAAATGACAGGATCTTAGTAACACCATCAGAAACAATTTTAAAAGACACTGAATTCTATGTAATAATCGATTACAATGGGTTTTCTCCAAATGGGTCATATTTTGGCTCTTCGTATACAAACTCTCTCCACATGGGAAAATTCGTTCTTTTTACTCTAAGTGCACCACAGGGTGCAAGATACTGGATGCCATGTAAAGATATTCCTTCCGATAAGGCAAAGATTGATTTTAATATTACTACCTGGCCACATCATAGAGCTTTTGCAAATGGTTTACTCATAAACACTGTATCTGGAGATAATTATGTGACATATCAGTGGAGTTCTGAATATCAGACAGCCACTTATCTTATGGCTATTGCAGTTACTAATTACGAAACATTTACCATTGACTATGCATCTGAAATAAGTGGGAAATCATTCCCAATCGAGTGTTATGTCTATCCTGAAATTAGAGACAAAGCAGAATTTGATTTTCCAAAAATAACTGAAATGATCGACTGCTATGAAAGAGTGTATGGTGAATATCCTTTTTCTGATGAAAAATATGGTATGGCATCTTTCCCTTGGGGTGGTGGAATGGAAAATCAGACCTGCACCCATATTGGAGTTGGCTCAATAACTGGAACCGGTTCCGGTTGGGATCTAATAGCCCATGAATTAAGCCATCAGTGGATTGGTGATCTGGTAACATGTGCCACATGGGATGATGTTTGGTTAAATGAAGGTGGTGCAACTTTTTCTGAAGCAGTATGGAATGAGTATCAATTTGGAGAAGCAGGCTACAATTCAACAATGAATAGTTTTGAAAGTGGTGCAAAGGCTAGATCTGTACCAGTTTGGGGATTTGAAGACACTTACAATAGATATGTTTATGATAGAGGAGCTTGGACTCATCATATGATGAAATATTATATCGATCACATTTGTGGTGATGGGGTGTTTTTTCAAGCTTATAGAAATTACCTTCAAAACACAGAATTATCATATGGCTCAGCAAAAACCTCTGATTTCATCGAAAAAATGGAACAATTTTCTGAAGTGAATCTAACAAATTTTGCTAATGAGTGGATATACAATGGAGTCTTCCCAGAATATTCGCACTCTTTTGAGCTAGAAAATTCAGATGAATCAGCTCATTTAAAAATATCCATCACTCAGGAAGTTCCAGACACTTTACTTTTCAAAACACCGATACCCTATTTAATTCAATTTTCTGACTTTACTGACACTTTGGTTTATGTGACAATGGATGAATATTATTCTGAGTTTAACTTTGATTTCAATAAAAGAGTGCACAATAATTTCAGTAATACAAATTTTAATTTTGGGAATAAAATTCTTTGTGACAAAACATTTATACCAGGAAGAGAAATAATTCTGGAATCTGAAATCAGCGATGTTAAGGTCTATCCAAATCCATTTAATCCAAATACAACTTTATCCTTTACTCTCAAAGAGTCTGGACTGACCAACCTAAAGATTTTCAATTGTAACGGACAGATCGTTTATAATCAGGAGATTAAACTTAATTCTGGATATAACAAAATACCATTTAGTGCAGATTATTTATCAAGTGGAGTTTATAGATACAAGATAACAAACAAAAAATCATCTGTTTTCGGGAAAATGGTTTTGGTTAAATAG